A genomic window from Aestuariirhabdus litorea includes:
- a CDS encoding class I SAM-dependent methyltransferase — protein MDADVYEQMARLESKHWWFRGRRAIVADLIRRLGLGPELRILEVGAGTGGNSAMLKAFGSVDSVEPDARARQLAAEVHGVELLAGSLPDALPESDVPYDLIVLMDVLEHVEPHRAALSRLLERLAPGGRLLLTVPALQALWSAHDERHHHHRRYQAGELRRLLEESGFRVERVKYFNSLLLPLIALARLGSRLGLLRGADDQMPGPWLNTLLFRVFAWERHCIGRGLGFPVGVSLLALASRAGDPGGGR, from the coding sequence ATGGACGCTGACGTATACGAACAGATGGCGCGACTGGAGTCGAAGCACTGGTGGTTCAGGGGAAGGCGCGCCATTGTTGCCGACCTGATCCGGCGTCTTGGGCTGGGCCCTGAGCTCCGCATTCTTGAGGTGGGGGCCGGGACCGGCGGTAACAGCGCGATGCTGAAGGCGTTTGGTTCTGTCGATTCCGTGGAGCCCGATGCCAGGGCCCGTCAGTTGGCCGCCGAGGTGCACGGGGTAGAGCTGTTGGCGGGATCGTTACCGGATGCCCTGCCGGAAAGCGATGTCCCCTACGACCTGATTGTGCTGATGGATGTGCTCGAGCACGTGGAACCACACAGGGCGGCGCTGTCACGGCTGCTGGAACGGTTAGCCCCCGGCGGACGATTACTGCTGACGGTTCCGGCCCTGCAGGCGCTATGGAGCGCGCACGACGAGCGTCATCATCATCATCGCCGCTACCAGGCCGGGGAGCTGCGTCGGCTGCTGGAGGAGAGCGGTTTCAGGGTCGAGCGCGTGAAGTATTTCAATAGCCTTTTGCTGCCACTGATCGCACTGGCTCGGCTCGGCTCCCGGCTCGGTCTGCTCCGGGGCGCCGACGACCAGATGCCGGGACCGTGGCTAAACACCCTGCTGTTTAGGGTCTTCGCTTGGGAGCGCCACTGCATCGGCCGAGGGCTCGGTTTTCCCGTGGGGGTCTCACTGCTGGCCCTGGCGAGCCGTGCCGGTGATCCGGGAGGTGGACGGTGA
- a CDS encoding helix-turn-helix transcriptional regulator — MTDKPSAIALNAPWQKNLAVLIDHHRLRSFPVNLEAYLGTLCRFDTFLMITFKESCQPIIIHPTDPDQQSQSLRHYLDRAYVLDPLFNAIQQGLPPGVTRLAQIMPDSFEATEYYQSCYQNFGLKDEIDLCIRLDEQTTCAIALGRRTELGPITRRELKQLSEHYPLIDALVRQFWLSQAADYVQYERSDGPLKQALDSFASGVLTQREREVTALILRGFSTQAIAETLGISAATVKVHRKNIHARLNTSTQSEIFSLFIAHLGAREAPAGPPA; from the coding sequence ATGACCGACAAACCCAGCGCTATCGCCCTCAACGCCCCCTGGCAGAAAAACCTGGCGGTGCTGATCGACCACCATCGCCTGCGCAGTTTTCCCGTCAACCTGGAGGCCTACCTGGGCACCCTGTGCCGCTTCGACACCTTCCTGATGATCACCTTCAAGGAGTCCTGCCAGCCGATCATCATCCACCCCACCGACCCCGACCAGCAGAGCCAGAGCCTGCGTCACTACCTGGACCGCGCCTACGTACTGGACCCGCTGTTCAACGCCATCCAGCAGGGGCTGCCGCCGGGAGTCACCCGCCTGGCCCAGATCATGCCGGACTCCTTCGAGGCCACCGAGTATTACCAGAGCTGCTACCAGAACTTTGGCCTCAAGGATGAGATTGACCTCTGCATCCGCCTCGACGAGCAGACCACCTGCGCCATCGCCCTCGGGCGGCGCACCGAGCTGGGGCCCATCACCCGCAGGGAGTTGAAGCAACTCAGCGAGCACTACCCCCTGATCGATGCCCTGGTGCGCCAGTTCTGGCTCAGCCAGGCGGCGGACTATGTGCAGTACGAGCGCTCCGATGGCCCCCTGAAGCAGGCGTTGGACAGCTTCGCCAGCGGCGTCCTGACCCAGCGGGAGCGGGAGGTGACCGCGCTGATTCTCAGGGGCTTCTCCACCCAGGCGATCGCCGAGACGCTGGGCATCAGCGCCGCCACCGTCAAGGTGCACCGCAAGAACATTCACGCACGCCTCAACACCTCCACCCAGTCGGAGATCTTCTCGCTCTTTATTGCCCACCTGGGCGCGCGGGAGGCCCCCGCAGGCCCGCCCGCCTAG
- a CDS encoding glycosyltransferase family 2 protein: MHGSTALISLIVPCFNEQHNLDALYRRLIEVMSAQPLAFELILVNDGSTDQTLQAIQALSRQDKRVRYASFSRNFGHEAASSCGFELARGDAAILLDADLQDPPELIPQMIERWQQGAQVVYGKRTSRSGESLGKRATSYLFYRLLNRLSSTPIPADVGDFRLVDRVVIDHFNALPERNRFVRGMFSWVGFRQEAIPFTREARHQGETKYNWLKLFVLAFDAVTAFSVSPLRLCSLVGLLVTLASFSAAIVVSLQKIFWGMPIPGYAFATAGMFLLGGVQLLFLGMIGEYIGKIYTQVQGRPLYIISETEPSKESTGEPQGAGD; encoded by the coding sequence ATGCACGGCAGCACCGCCCTGATCAGCCTGATCGTTCCCTGCTTCAATGAGCAGCACAACCTCGACGCCCTCTATCGGCGACTGATCGAGGTGATGTCGGCGCAGCCCCTGGCGTTCGAACTCATCCTCGTCAACGACGGCTCCACCGACCAGACCCTGCAGGCGATCCAGGCACTGAGCCGGCAGGACAAAAGGGTGCGCTACGCCAGTTTCAGCCGAAACTTCGGCCACGAAGCGGCCTCCAGCTGCGGCTTCGAGCTGGCCCGGGGAGACGCGGCCATCCTCCTCGACGCCGACCTGCAGGACCCACCGGAGCTGATCCCGCAGATGATCGAGCGCTGGCAGCAGGGGGCACAGGTGGTCTACGGCAAACGCACCAGCCGCTCGGGGGAGAGCCTGGGCAAGCGCGCCACCTCCTACCTCTTCTACCGGCTGCTCAACCGCCTTTCCTCGACCCCGATTCCCGCCGACGTGGGTGACTTTCGCCTGGTGGATCGCGTGGTCATCGACCATTTCAACGCGCTACCGGAGCGCAACCGTTTCGTGCGCGGCATGTTCTCATGGGTCGGTTTTCGCCAGGAAGCGATCCCCTTCACCCGCGAAGCGCGTCACCAGGGGGAGACCAAATACAACTGGCTCAAGCTGTTTGTGCTGGCCTTCGACGCCGTCACCGCCTTCAGTGTCTCCCCGCTTCGCCTCTGCTCACTGGTGGGGCTACTAGTGACCCTGGCCAGCTTCAGCGCCGCCATCGTGGTCAGCTTGCAGAAGATCTTCTGGGGTATGCCGATCCCCGGTTACGCCTTCGCGACTGCCGGTATGTTCCTGCTTGGCGGGGTGCAGCTGTTGTTTCTTGGCATGATTGGGGAGTACATCGGCAAGATCTACACCCAGGTGCAGGGACGCCCCCTCTATATCATCAGTGAAACCGAGCCTTCGAAGGAGTCGACAGGTGAGCCGCAGGGAGCCGGCGACTGA
- a CDS encoding NAD(P)/FAD-dependent oxidoreductase, whose amino-acid sequence MNPIAHTGSYYAASANDTRQRPSLNGELNADICVIGAGYTGLSSALHLAESGFKVVVLEASRIGFGASGRNGGQIVNSYSRDIDFIERHYGTEAGAQLGKMAFEGGRIMRRIISQYGIACDLKAGGIFAACNPKQLRELEAKKRLWEAHGHQELELLDADSIQQHVGSQRYSGGLLDHQSGHIHPLNLALGEAATIESLGGQIFEASPVIRVEEGAKPRVHTANGSVSADFVVVAGNAYLGGLIPKLQQKAMPCGTQVIATEPLDPSLQKQLLPSDHCVEDCNYLLDYYRLSGDGRLIYGGGTTYGAREPSKVESLIRPKMLKTFPSLEGVRVDYAWTGNFLLTLMRLPQFGRIGSNIYYAQGYSGHGLTCTHLAGSLISDAIQGQAERFDVFARLPQPPFPGGRLLRIPFTAMGAWYYNLRDQLGV is encoded by the coding sequence ATGAACCCGATTGCCCACACCGGCTCCTATTACGCGGCTTCGGCCAACGACACCCGCCAGCGCCCCTCTCTGAATGGCGAGCTGAACGCCGATATCTGCGTGATCGGCGCCGGTTATACCGGCCTCTCCAGCGCCCTGCACCTGGCAGAGAGCGGTTTCAAGGTGGTAGTGCTGGAGGCCAGCCGCATCGGCTTCGGTGCCTCGGGTCGTAACGGCGGCCAGATCGTCAACAGCTACAGCCGTGATATCGACTTTATCGAACGTCACTACGGTACCGAGGCCGGCGCGCAGCTGGGCAAGATGGCCTTCGAGGGAGGGCGTATCATGCGCCGCATCATCAGCCAGTACGGCATCGCCTGCGACCTCAAGGCCGGCGGCATCTTCGCCGCCTGCAACCCCAAGCAGCTGCGGGAGCTGGAGGCCAAAAAGCGCCTTTGGGAGGCCCATGGCCATCAGGAGCTGGAGCTGCTCGACGCCGACTCGATCCAGCAGCACGTCGGCAGCCAGCGCTACAGCGGCGGCCTGCTCGACCACCAGAGCGGCCATATCCACCCCCTCAACCTGGCACTTGGAGAGGCGGCCACCATCGAGTCCCTGGGGGGGCAGATCTTCGAAGCCTCGCCGGTGATCCGCGTCGAAGAAGGGGCCAAACCCCGGGTACACACCGCCAACGGCAGCGTCAGTGCCGACTTCGTGGTGGTGGCGGGTAACGCCTACCTGGGTGGGCTGATCCCCAAGCTGCAGCAGAAGGCGATGCCCTGCGGCACACAGGTGATCGCCACCGAGCCCCTCGACCCCAGCCTGCAGAAACAGCTGCTGCCCAGCGACCACTGCGTCGAGGATTGCAACTACCTGCTCGACTACTACCGCCTCTCCGGTGACGGTCGCCTGATCTACGGAGGCGGCACCACCTACGGCGCCCGCGAACCGTCCAAGGTCGAATCCCTGATCCGCCCCAAGATGCTCAAGACCTTCCCCTCCCTGGAGGGGGTGCGGGTCGATTACGCCTGGACCGGCAACTTCCTCCTCACCCTGATGCGCCTGCCCCAGTTCGGTCGCATCGGCAGCAACATCTACTACGCCCAGGGCTACAGTGGCCACGGACTCACCTGCACCCACCTGGCGGGCAGCCTGATCTCCGACGCCATTCAGGGACAGGCGGAGCGCTTCGATGTGTTCGCCCGCCTGCCGCAGCCCCCCTTCCCGGGCGGACGCCTGCTGCGCATCCCCTTCACCGCCATGGGGGCCTGGTACTACAACCTGCGGGACCAGCTGGGGGTCTGA
- the queA gene encoding tRNA preQ1(34) S-adenosylmethionine ribosyltransferase-isomerase QueA, with protein sequence MQVSDFRFDLPDELIARYPKPDRSSSRLLCVDGQSGALEHRVFSDLEQLLEPGDLLVMNNTRVIPARLFGQKASGGKIEVLVERVLDAHEVLAHVRSSKSPKPGTRLLLEGGIEATMVERQESLFRLRFEGESPVLELLERHGHMPLPPYIERDDQLSDRERYQTVYARHQGAVAAPTAGLHFDEALLQRLADKGIETAFVTLHVGAGTFQPVRVERIEDHQMHSEYLELELAVCDAVNACRARGGRVVAVGTTSVRCLESASQAGEIRPYRGETDIFIYPGYRFRSVDLLVTNFHLPESTLLMLVSAFSGYETMMNAYRVAVEQKYRFFSYGDAMLLSPASPRSMQESM encoded by the coding sequence ATGCAAGTCAGTGATTTTCGCTTTGATCTGCCCGATGAGCTGATCGCCCGCTACCCGAAACCCGACCGCAGCAGCAGCCGTTTGCTCTGTGTGGATGGGCAGAGCGGGGCGCTGGAGCATCGTGTTTTTTCCGACCTCGAGCAGCTGCTGGAGCCGGGGGACCTGTTGGTGATGAACAACACCCGCGTGATCCCGGCCCGCCTGTTCGGGCAGAAGGCGTCGGGGGGCAAGATCGAGGTGCTGGTGGAGCGGGTGCTGGATGCCCACGAGGTGTTGGCCCATGTGCGTTCCAGCAAGTCCCCCAAGCCGGGTACCCGGCTGCTGCTGGAGGGGGGGATCGAAGCGACCATGGTGGAGCGGCAGGAGAGCCTGTTCCGGTTGCGCTTCGAGGGGGAGAGCCCGGTGCTGGAGCTGCTGGAGCGGCACGGCCATATGCCCTTGCCCCCCTATATCGAGCGGGACGACCAGCTGTCGGATCGCGAGCGCTACCAGACCGTCTACGCTCGTCACCAGGGGGCGGTGGCGGCGCCCACTGCGGGGTTGCATTTCGACGAAGCCCTGTTGCAGCGGCTCGCCGACAAGGGGATCGAGACCGCCTTTGTTACCCTGCACGTGGGGGCGGGCACCTTCCAGCCGGTGCGGGTGGAGCGGATTGAAGACCACCAGATGCACTCCGAGTACCTTGAGCTGGAGCTGGCAGTCTGTGATGCCGTCAACGCCTGCCGTGCCCGGGGTGGGCGAGTGGTGGCGGTGGGTACCACCAGTGTGCGCTGCCTGGAGAGCGCCAGCCAGGCGGGTGAGATTCGCCCCTACCGGGGTGAGACCGATATTTTTATCTACCCGGGCTACCGCTTCCGCTCGGTGGACCTGCTGGTGACCAACTTCCATCTGCCGGAGTCCACCCTGCTGATGTTGGTGTCCGCCTTTTCTGGCTACGAGACGATGATGAATGCCTACCGGGTGGCGGTGGAACAGAAGTACCGATTTTTCAGTTACGGAGATGCCATGCTGTTGAGCCCGGCCTCCCCCCGCTCAATGCAGGAGTCG